Proteins from a genomic interval of Falco rusticolus isolate bFalRus1 chromosome 7, bFalRus1.pri, whole genome shotgun sequence:
- the LOC119150909 gene encoding tropomodulin-3, whose protein sequence is MTLPFRKDLDKYKDLDEDEILGKLSEEELKQLETVLDDLDPENALLPAGFRQKDQTAKKASGPFDRERLLAYLEKQALEHKDREDYVPFTREKKGKIFIPKQKPVQSYTEEKFSLDPELEEALTSATDTELGDLAAILGMSNLITNNQFCDVVGSSNGVDKDSFSNIVKGEKMLPVFDEPPNPTNVEETLQRIKDNDSRLVEVNLNNIKNIPIPTLKEFAKALETNTHVKNFSLAATRSNDPVAVALADMLRVNKKLKSLNIESNFITGVGILALVDALKDNETLTEIKIDNQRQQLGTVAEVEIAKMLEENTKILKFGYHFTQQGPRARAAAAITKNNDLVRKRRVEGDN, encoded by the exons ATGACACTCCCATTTCGAAAGGACTTGGACAAGTACAAAGATCTTGATGAGGATGAAATTCTTGGCAAACTTTCAGAAGAAGAACTGAAACAACTTGAAACTGTTTTGGATGATCTTGACCCTGAG aatgCACTTCTGCCTGCAGGCTTCCGCCAGAAAGACCAGACTGCTAAAAAGGCTTCAGGTCCCTTCGACAGAGAACGACTCCTGGCATATTTAGAGAAGCAGGCTCTTGAGCACAAAGACAGGGAAGACTATGTGCCTTttacaagagaaaagaaag GGAAAATATTTATCCCCAAGCAAAAGCCTGTACAGTcttacacagaagaaaaattttctctGGATCCAGAACTGGAGGAAGCCTTGACTAGTGCCACAGACACAGAATTAGGTGACCTCGCAG ctaTACTGGGAATGTCTAACTTGATAACAAACAATCAGTTCTGTGATGTAGTAGGAAGCAGTAATGGGGTTGACAAAGACAGCTTCTCAA atatagtaaaaggtgaaaaaatgtTGCCTGTTTTTGATGAACCGCCAAATCCCACAAATGTGGAGGAGACACTGCAAAGGATTAAAGATAATGATTCACGTCTTGTTGAAGTTAATCTAAATAACATTAAG aaCATACCAATTCCAACGCTGAAAGAATTTGCAAAAGCCCTAGAAACCAACACACATGTGAAGAATTTTAGCCTTGCAGCCACCCGAAGCAATGATCCTGTCGCTGTT GCTCTTGCAGATATGCTGAgagtaaacaaaaaattaaaaagtttaaatatagAATCAAACTTCATCACTGGAGTTGGAATTCTGGCACTGGTCGATGCACTGAAAGACAATGAAACATTGACAGAGATCAAAATTGATAATCAG aggcagcagctgggcactgTTGCAGAAGTAGAAATTGCCAAGATGCTTGAAGAAAACACCAAGATCCTCAAATTTGGATACCACTTCACGCAACAGGGACCTcgagccagggcagctgcagctaTCACCAAAAATAATGATTTGG TTCGCAAGAGAAGGGTTGAAGGAGACAACTAG